From Psychrobacillus sp. FSL K6-2836, a single genomic window includes:
- a CDS encoding YppE family protein produces MSLLKLSNQLMKECDECITRFHLYRELDKEPDFFTEVKPHAYKIDEICLEWEQLVRKWIQVKRPKYVHPSQIDSLLESMKQFIVQSYYKGTSKKRFLSSVHSSKYTLETIVQAIKEVGDEYV; encoded by the coding sequence TTGTCATTATTAAAGCTTAGCAACCAATTAATGAAAGAATGCGATGAATGTATTACGCGTTTTCATCTATATAGAGAATTAGACAAGGAACCAGATTTTTTTACAGAAGTGAAGCCACATGCATATAAAATTGATGAGATCTGTCTTGAATGGGAACAATTGGTACGAAAATGGATTCAAGTAAAACGTCCAAAATATGTCCACCCAAGCCAGATTGACTCCTTACTTGAATCTATGAAACAGTTTATCGTGCAATCTTACTACAAGGGAACGAGCAAAAAAAGGTTTCTTTCATCTGTTCATTCATCCAAATATACGCTAGAAACTATTGTCCAAGCTATAAAGGAAGTAGGGGATGAGTATGTTTGA
- the recU gene encoding Holliday junction resolvase RecU, whose protein sequence is MAIHYPNGKAYIPSTKVKKEKKKDYSFSNRGKTLEDEINDANEFYIAQDIAVIHKKPIPIQVVKVDYPSRSSAVIKEAYYRTPSTTDFNGVYKGKYIDFEAKETENRTAFPLKNVHLHQVEHMRRVSKQLGITFLLVRFSALERYFYLPFEQLSLFWDRMLTGGRKSIALSEMETHAIEIIPRYAPRIDYIKIVNDLNV, encoded by the coding sequence TTGGCTATTCATTATCCAAATGGAAAAGCGTATATCCCGTCTACCAAAGTAAAAAAAGAAAAGAAAAAAGATTACTCTTTCAGTAATAGGGGTAAGACCTTAGAAGACGAGATAAACGATGCAAATGAATTTTATATCGCGCAGGATATTGCTGTTATTCATAAAAAACCAATACCAATCCAAGTTGTAAAAGTAGATTATCCTTCTAGAAGTAGCGCGGTAATTAAAGAAGCATATTATCGGACACCTTCTACAACTGACTTTAATGGAGTATATAAAGGGAAATATATTGACTTTGAAGCAAAAGAAACGGAAAATAGAACAGCATTTCCTTTAAAAAATGTTCATCTTCATCAGGTTGAACATATGAGAAGAGTTTCAAAACAATTAGGAATTACCTTTCTGCTCGTCCGTTTTTCTGCATTAGAACGTTATTTTTATTTGCCTTTTGAACAATTATCGTTATTTTGGGATAGAATGCTAACAGGAGGAAGAAAATCTATTGCATTATCCGAAATGGAAACACATGCAATAGAAATCATTCCAAGATATGCACCAAGAATTGATTATATTAAAATAGTTAATGACTTGAACGTATAA
- a CDS encoding PBP1A family penicillin-binding protein, protein MSEQKMTREQRRKQQEKKKQPKTPAKLWIKRILLTIVIIGVVGLIAGGSLFAFYASSAPELDETALKDPISPKLLDANGDLFATVGAESREYVVYDDIPKQMEDAIIATEDARFYDHFGVDVLRLGKAVLANVTNGFGDQGASTITQQVVKNSFLTNEKTLKRKAQEAYLSIQLERKYDKEEIFEMYFNKVLMSGRIYGYGTAAKYFYGKDLKDLTLDQYAVLAGMSQRPNAFNPFKNPELTEKRRNVVLHLMNLHDKITEEEMKTAQAVPIEDSLLPEDQRVANQDSKYDAFIDIVLNELEANGDGNAISEGITIHTTLQPNAQQQVEKTLNSDMFPTDDIQSAVAVIDTKTGAIAAVGGGRNYGADRGWNFAQDMTTRSIGSSIKPLIDYAPAIEFLDWSTGKTLLDEEITYTGTDQVVRNFDRKYKGAMTFREALYNSRNVPAVKTLQEVGPDNAEEFINRFGIDLGNVYESSALGGAMSPIQLAGAYAAFGNSGVHTEPYSINKIVYRDGKTEKNYKPKSKEVMKDSTAYMITDVLRDVLTKGTGKRAAISGLDIAGKTGTTNYSSDDMKKWDLPSSAFPDVWFAGYTTDYSVAIWSGYSDRKVPMTTNEERYLPQNIFKEVMTNISKDAANEKFKKPNSVVEVTIEKGSSPLKLASEYTPDELKLTELFVRGTEPTAVSEEYKQLELNTPSNLSVEYDELTSTATLAWDFDQEDIESEVQFEVAVTIDNGPSEVIQTTNQKGLIVQNLIPGSTYTFSVTAVAEDIRSDSASATLTLDAIVEEELDDLDPIEEIPENPDGSNNGNGNGEGNNNGNGNNNGNGNGNGNGNGNNEGNGNGDGSDSGDGNENPDDGSTENPNDGTGETGENGESGTNP, encoded by the coding sequence ATGAGTGAGCAAAAAATGACTCGTGAACAACGAAGAAAACAACAAGAAAAAAAGAAACAACCTAAAACACCAGCTAAACTATGGATTAAAAGAATATTATTGACAATCGTAATTATTGGCGTGGTTGGACTTATAGCTGGGGGATCACTATTCGCCTTCTATGCAAGCAGTGCCCCAGAACTAGATGAAACAGCTTTAAAAGATCCTATTAGTCCAAAACTGTTAGACGCTAATGGGGACCTATTCGCTACAGTTGGCGCCGAAAGTAGGGAATATGTAGTTTATGATGACATTCCAAAACAAATGGAAGATGCAATCATCGCTACAGAGGATGCTCGTTTTTACGATCATTTTGGTGTAGATGTATTACGTTTAGGAAAAGCAGTACTTGCTAACGTCACAAATGGTTTCGGTGATCAAGGAGCGAGTACAATTACACAACAGGTCGTAAAAAATTCATTCCTTACAAATGAAAAAACATTAAAACGTAAAGCACAAGAAGCATACCTTTCCATACAACTGGAAAGAAAATATGATAAAGAAGAAATATTTGAAATGTACTTTAACAAAGTTCTAATGTCTGGAAGAATTTACGGTTATGGGACAGCAGCTAAGTATTTTTATGGTAAAGATTTAAAAGACCTTACATTAGATCAATACGCAGTACTTGCAGGTATGTCGCAACGTCCAAATGCGTTTAATCCGTTTAAAAATCCGGAGCTTACGGAGAAAAGAAGAAATGTCGTATTACATTTGATGAACTTACATGACAAGATTACAGAGGAAGAAATGAAAACAGCTCAAGCAGTTCCAATAGAGGATTCTTTACTACCTGAGGATCAGCGAGTTGCCAATCAAGATTCCAAATATGATGCTTTCATAGATATCGTATTAAATGAATTAGAAGCAAATGGTGATGGAAACGCAATCTCTGAGGGGATTACTATTCACACTACATTACAACCAAATGCACAACAACAAGTAGAGAAAACATTAAATTCTGATATGTTCCCTACTGATGATATTCAGTCGGCAGTAGCAGTAATAGATACGAAAACAGGGGCAATCGCAGCTGTTGGTGGTGGAAGAAATTATGGAGCAGATCGTGGCTGGAACTTTGCTCAAGACATGACCACACGCTCAATTGGTTCATCGATTAAACCTTTAATCGACTATGCCCCGGCAATCGAATTTCTAGACTGGTCAACTGGGAAAACACTCTTGGATGAAGAAATTACCTATACAGGCACAGATCAAGTTGTACGTAACTTCGATCGTAAATATAAAGGAGCTATGACATTTAGAGAAGCGCTATATAATTCTCGAAATGTGCCAGCAGTTAAAACATTACAAGAAGTAGGACCAGATAATGCTGAAGAATTTATTAATCGATTTGGGATTGATCTTGGTAATGTATATGAAAGTAGTGCACTTGGTGGTGCCATGTCGCCTATTCAACTAGCCGGAGCTTATGCAGCTTTTGGAAACAGCGGGGTCCATACAGAGCCTTATTCGATAAATAAAATTGTTTATCGCGATGGAAAAACAGAAAAAAATTATAAACCAAAATCTAAAGAAGTTATGAAAGATTCCACTGCTTATATGATTACCGACGTATTACGTGATGTGTTGACAAAAGGGACTGGTAAGCGTGCAGCAATTAGTGGTTTAGATATTGCTGGTAAAACAGGTACAACAAACTATAGTTCAGATGATATGAAAAAATGGGATCTTCCAAGCAGTGCCTTTCCTGACGTTTGGTTTGCTGGATATACGACTGACTACTCGGTTGCCATATGGTCAGGTTACTCAGATAGGAAAGTACCAATGACTACTAATGAGGAGCGATACCTACCTCAGAATATTTTCAAAGAAGTCATGACTAACATTTCTAAAGATGCAGCAAATGAAAAATTTAAGAAGCCAAATTCTGTTGTAGAAGTCACAATTGAAAAAGGTTCAAGTCCACTTAAACTGGCAAGCGAATATACACCAGATGAACTAAAATTGACGGAACTATTCGTGAGAGGCACAGAGCCTACTGCAGTTTCAGAGGAATATAAACAACTTGAATTGAATACTCCATCCAATCTTTCTGTGGAATATGATGAGCTTACATCAACTGCAACATTAGCATGGGATTTCGATCAGGAAGATATTGAATCTGAAGTTCAATTTGAAGTTGCTGTAACGATAGATAACGGTCCATCTGAAGTAATTCAAACAACTAACCAAAAAGGGTTGATCGTACAAAACCTTATTCCAGGAAGTACGTATACCTTCAGTGTCACAGCAGTAGCAGAGGATATTCGAAGTGATAGTGCTTCCGCAACCTTAACATTAGATGCAATAGTTGAAGAGGAATTAGATGATTTGGATCCAATAGAAGAAATTCCAGAAAATCCAGATGGATCAAATAATGGGAATGGTAACGGAGAAGGAAATAATAATGGCAACGGCAATAACAATGGCAATGGCAACGGAAACGGAAACGGAAACGGAAACAACGAGGGTAACGGAAATGGAGATGGATCAGATTCAGGTGATGGTAATGAAAACCCTGATGATGGTTCAACAGAAAACCCAAATGATGGCACTGGAGAAACCGGTGAAAATGGGGAATCTGGAACGAATCCTTAA
- a CDS encoding YpoC family protein — MSLSNQRYLDEWEIIREELLGLIRTKNTKKFGLMRKGIDLLVSIHDEIPEAAPLNYTDRLKFIESNIERHVAFVQLDELFKESKKKIARIRAQNKSG, encoded by the coding sequence TTGTCTCTCAGTAATCAGCGGTATTTAGATGAATGGGAAATAATTCGTGAAGAACTATTAGGGTTAATTAGAACAAAGAACACGAAAAAGTTTGGGCTGATGCGAAAGGGCATTGATCTACTAGTATCAATCCATGATGAAATTCCAGAAGCAGCCCCATTAAACTATACAGACCGCTTAAAATTTATCGAGTCTAATATAGAAAGACATGTAGCATTTGTTCAACTCGATGAACTCTTTAAGGAATCAAAGAAAAAAATAGCGCGCATACGTGCACAAAACAAAAGCGGCTGA
- the nth gene encoding endonuclease III, which yields MLTKAQWLYCLDEMERMFPDAHCELVHDNPFELLVATLLSAQCTDVLVNKVTKNLFQKYKKPEDYLAVSIEELQTDIRSIGLYRNKSKNIQALSKQLIELYGGEVPPDRDLLTTFPGVGRKTANVVVSVAFDIPAIAVDTHVERVSKRLGLCRWKDSVLQVEETLMKKTPIELWSKTHHQLIFFGRYHCKAQNPNCPECPLLSVCREGKKRMNKIVSQ from the coding sequence TTGCTTACAAAAGCACAGTGGCTATACTGTTTGGATGAGATGGAGCGAATGTTCCCCGATGCACATTGTGAGTTGGTTCACGATAATCCTTTCGAATTGTTAGTCGCTACTTTGTTATCCGCACAATGTACAGATGTGTTAGTGAATAAAGTAACAAAAAACTTATTTCAAAAATATAAAAAACCAGAGGATTATTTAGCAGTATCCATTGAGGAATTACAGACAGATATTCGTTCAATTGGTTTGTATCGTAATAAGTCTAAAAATATTCAAGCTCTTAGTAAACAGCTAATAGAGTTATATGGTGGGGAAGTACCACCTGATCGTGATTTGCTTACTACTTTTCCTGGAGTAGGACGTAAAACGGCTAATGTAGTCGTTTCAGTCGCATTTGATATTCCAGCGATAGCAGTAGACACACATGTGGAAAGGGTATCCAAACGCTTAGGACTCTGCAGATGGAAAGATTCAGTTCTACAGGTTGAAGAAACATTAATGAAAAAGACACCGATAGAATTATGGTCTAAAACGCATCATCAGTTAATCTTTTTTGGTCGCTATCATTGTAAAGCGCAAAATCCAAATTGCCCTGAATGCCCACTCCTCTCAGTTTGTAGAGAAGGGAAGAAGAGGATGAATAAAATTGTCTCTCAGTAA
- a CDS encoding DnaD domain-containing protein, translating into MQKRDRLRIWTEQGNVTISQLFFSHYKAINIRDEEAILLLHLIAYGEAGIHFPTPQNLVERTYFSEHKVVTILQRLMQKGLIQIEQHLDQNGIHYEYYAFHQLWELLVDFMEKQQNDVKDLHSKEEEGDIYKLFEQEFGRLLSPMEYETIGMWFDQDKHSASLIRLALKEAVLSQKLSLRYIDRILFDWKKKNIKTVEAAENQSAQFRQHVPVPKTTEQPSSGSKVPFYNWLEERE; encoded by the coding sequence ATGCAAAAGCGAGATCGACTCCGTATCTGGACTGAGCAGGGGAATGTAACTATTTCCCAGCTTTTTTTTAGTCATTATAAAGCGATTAATATAAGAGATGAAGAAGCTATTCTATTATTACATTTAATCGCTTATGGAGAAGCAGGAATTCATTTTCCTACCCCACAAAACTTAGTGGAACGTACTTATTTTAGTGAACATAAAGTAGTAACTATTTTGCAGCGTCTTATGCAAAAAGGGTTAATACAAATAGAGCAGCATTTAGATCAAAATGGTATACATTATGAATATTATGCATTCCATCAATTATGGGAGCTATTAGTAGATTTTATGGAGAAGCAACAAAATGATGTAAAGGATCTTCATAGCAAAGAAGAGGAAGGGGATATATATAAATTATTCGAGCAGGAATTTGGTCGATTATTATCCCCAATGGAATATGAAACTATAGGTATGTGGTTTGACCAAGACAAGCATTCTGCGTCACTCATCCGCTTAGCTTTAAAGGAAGCAGTACTTTCACAAAAGCTTAGTCTCCGATATATAGATCGGATTTTATTTGATTGGAAGAAGAAAAACATCAAAACTGTTGAAGCTGCTGAAAATCAATCAGCGCAATTTAGGCAGCATGTTCCTGTGCCCAAAACAACGGAACAACCATCTTCTGGTTCGAAGGTCCCGTTTTACAACTGGTTAGAAGAAAGAGAGTAG
- the asnS gene encoding asparagine--tRNA ligase: MKKIMIKDMANHVGETVKMGAWLANKRSSGKIAFLQLRDGSGFVQGVVVKEEVGEEIFQTAKGLTQETSMYVSGEVIKDERSSFGYELQVKEIEVIHAAVDFPITPKEHGTEFLMDNRHLWLRSRKQHAIMKIRNEIIRATYEFFNENGFVKMDPPILTGSSPEGTSELFHTKYFDEDAYLSQSGQLYMEAAAMALGKVFSFGPTFRAEKSKTRRHLIEFWMIEPEMAFVEFEENLEVQEQYVSFIAQSVLKNCALELERLGRDTSKLENIQAPFPRISYDDAIKFLHEKGFDDIEWGDDFGSPHETAIAESYDKPVFITHYPVGIKPFYMQPHPERDDVVLCADLIAPEGYGEVIGGSERIHDYDLLKQRLAEHKLDESAYAWYLELRKQGSVPHSGFGLGLERTVAWFSGAEHVRESIPFPRLLNRLYP; the protein is encoded by the coding sequence ATGAAAAAAATCATGATTAAAGATATGGCCAACCATGTTGGAGAAACAGTAAAAATGGGTGCTTGGCTTGCCAATAAACGTTCAAGTGGTAAGATTGCATTTTTACAATTACGTGATGGGTCAGGCTTTGTGCAAGGTGTAGTAGTAAAAGAAGAGGTTGGAGAAGAAATTTTTCAAACTGCAAAAGGGTTAACACAAGAAACTTCTATGTATGTAAGTGGTGAAGTGATTAAAGATGAACGTTCTTCTTTTGGATATGAACTTCAGGTAAAAGAAATAGAAGTAATTCATGCAGCGGTCGATTTCCCTATTACTCCTAAGGAGCATGGTACGGAATTCCTTATGGACAACCGTCATTTATGGTTACGTTCTAGAAAGCAACACGCTATTATGAAGATTCGTAATGAAATTATTCGTGCTACATATGAATTCTTTAATGAAAATGGTTTTGTGAAAATGGATCCACCTATTTTAACGGGTTCATCCCCTGAAGGAACTTCTGAACTGTTCCATACTAAATACTTTGACGAGGATGCATATCTTTCTCAATCAGGTCAATTATATATGGAAGCAGCAGCTATGGCATTAGGAAAGGTATTTTCTTTCGGACCAACATTCCGTGCAGAGAAATCTAAAACACGCCGTCACTTAATCGAATTCTGGATGATTGAACCAGAGATGGCATTTGTAGAATTCGAGGAAAATTTGGAAGTGCAAGAACAATATGTTTCATTTATAGCCCAGTCTGTATTGAAAAACTGTGCATTGGAGTTAGAGCGTCTTGGTCGTGATACGTCGAAATTAGAAAATATTCAAGCACCATTCCCTCGTATTTCATATGATGATGCTATTAAGTTTTTACATGAAAAAGGCTTCGATGATATAGAGTGGGGAGACGACTTTGGTTCACCACATGAGACAGCTATCGCAGAAAGCTATGATAAACCAGTGTTTATTACGCACTATCCAGTAGGCATTAAGCCATTTTACATGCAACCACATCCAGAGCGTGATGATGTAGTTTTATGTGCTGATTTAATCGCTCCAGAAGGTTATGGAGAAGTAATTGGCGGTTCTGAACGTATTCATGATTATGATCTTTTGAAACAACGCTTAGCAGAGCATAAACTTGATGAATCGGCATATGCTTGGTATTTAGAGCTACGTAAACAAGGTTCTGTACCTCATTCTGGTTTTGGACTGGGACTAGAGCGTACGGTCGCATGGTTTAGTGGAGCAGAGCATGTTCGTGAGTCTATTCCGTTCCCACGTTTATTAAACCGTTTATATCCATAA
- a CDS encoding cell wall elongation regulator TseB-like domain-containing protein, whose protein sequence is MSLKKWLLFIVIFAFSLTLIISLLIYFQAKSPFSDATDAAESYALENNLLAQVDETYVYNNTSTFYTVIGTTAKGEEKAYFLPDNQSDEKIMEVSLDEGISEQQAVDIAMKDVKDAKLLHAKLGVEKIGPVWEITYVNADDKLNYVYLLFDNGEWWKRISNL, encoded by the coding sequence ATGTCACTTAAAAAATGGTTATTATTTATTGTAATTTTTGCATTCAGTTTAACTTTAATTATAAGCTTATTAATTTACTTTCAAGCAAAAAGTCCATTTTCTGATGCAACGGATGCAGCAGAATCGTATGCGTTAGAAAATAACTTGTTGGCTCAGGTAGATGAAACCTATGTATATAACAATACATCCACTTTTTATACAGTGATTGGTACGACAGCTAAAGGGGAAGAAAAAGCGTATTTTTTACCAGACAATCAATCTGACGAAAAGATTATGGAAGTGAGTTTAGACGAAGGGATATCGGAGCAGCAAGCTGTGGACATAGCGATGAAGGATGTAAAAGATGCTAAGTTATTACATGCTAAACTCGGTGTAGAAAAAATAGGACCAGTGTGGGAAATTACTTATGTGAATGCGGATGACAAACTCAATTATGTTTATTTGTTATTTGATAATGGAGAATGGTGGAAGCGAATTTCGAACTTATAG
- a CDS encoding YpmA family protein has product MENKIETLSTVVVDYQSDLYKIVDVLNRTLKEKDLMFGLSLDKQDENKAIFTIYRT; this is encoded by the coding sequence ATGGAAAACAAAATTGAAACGCTATCGACTGTTGTAGTCGACTACCAATCAGACTTATATAAAATAGTTGATGTATTAAATCGAACGCTAAAAGAGAAAGATTTAATGTTCGGGCTATCTTTAGATAAGCAGGATGAAAATAAAGCTATTTTCACCATTTATAGGACGTAA
- the dinG gene encoding ATP-dependent DNA helicase DinG, with product MENHKYAVVDIETTGHSSTNGDRIIQLAIVFIENNKIVNTYTTFINPEKPIPLFIQDLTKIANSDVRNAPLFEDIGAEVLEMLQDHIFVAHNIHFDLPFLQKELKRVGLPKLVCKTMDTVEFTKIMFPNLYSYKLQDIAGELEIDLESAHRADDDALATAYLLLKCIDQLMKLPLKTIELLHKRSFQLKSNLSILFFDVLVSKRKELSPDNFLIYRGIPVKEVLKEIQEETELLSFPKTKETKIDLFSKSFPSFEEREGQFELMDQIQTALTNELEIVCEAETGIGKTLGYLLPAVIYAFKMKRPVIISTYTTHLIDQLVTEEIPKINAILETNIKVATLKGMHHYIDLYSFWQHVQLEDESYDETFTIMQILVWLTLTEDGDLTELNASGGGQLFVDKIRRGSLSNIKEVGENDFYERALRKSENCHILVTNHAMVMTDQEREQPLLTSGCAMIVDEAHQMIHSSMSRGERIFSYTNWKYVLGQFGTLDTEQLLHKLKLLHVPLSVQIRLEKQYVETIEKFDKAVTYVIDAFLQISKRNGKSTKKMIALEDLDLDQSIFRSVANSIQVFIFSTKSMITSYSKHVEEEKIQSFVNEWQYWIRELDIKVSEWDEIFLQNRGSEARWLEIDTRSIPGSLTVIKRPLNYKEDIKNALMPHREVGAVIWTSGTLTVPSNRHFITSQLGLSSEIPIYQYKAASDYYNGAELLIVENMPDIKQVSQSDYIEAVAEAVVQTVLVSEGRCFVLFTSQDMLRKTVELIQDTHLLDDYMLFAQGMTSGSRMRLLKSFQRFSKSVLFGTNSFWEGVDVPGDALSVIIMVRLPFSSPDDPLFKKRADLITKNGQNPFSSYSLPEAVLRFRQGFGRLIRSSSDKGVFIVLDRRIETKSYGRDFLQAIPNIPVKKVSLENMVLELENWYTNEG from the coding sequence ATGGAAAATCATAAATATGCAGTTGTCGATATTGAAACAACAGGCCACTCATCGACGAATGGTGACCGTATTATTCAGCTTGCAATTGTATTTATTGAAAATAACAAAATAGTAAACACATATACGACTTTCATTAACCCAGAAAAGCCTATTCCTTTATTTATCCAGGATTTGACTAAAATAGCGAATAGTGATGTCAGAAATGCACCATTATTTGAGGACATTGGGGCAGAAGTATTGGAAATGCTGCAAGATCATATCTTTGTTGCCCACAACATTCACTTTGACCTACCTTTTCTGCAAAAAGAGTTGAAACGAGTCGGGTTGCCTAAATTAGTATGTAAAACAATGGATACGGTAGAATTTACAAAAATAATGTTTCCAAACCTATATAGCTATAAGCTTCAGGATATTGCAGGTGAGTTAGAAATCGATTTAGAGTCTGCACATAGAGCGGATGATGATGCGTTAGCAACTGCTTATTTATTGTTAAAATGTATCGATCAATTAATGAAGCTACCACTTAAAACAATTGAGTTATTACATAAGAGATCCTTTCAATTGAAATCTAATTTATCCATATTATTTTTTGACGTACTCGTGAGTAAAAGAAAAGAACTGTCGCCTGATAATTTTCTAATTTACCGAGGGATTCCGGTAAAAGAGGTATTAAAGGAGATACAGGAAGAAACCGAATTACTTTCATTTCCAAAAACAAAAGAAACGAAAATAGATTTATTTAGTAAGAGTTTCCCTAGCTTCGAAGAACGTGAAGGACAATTTGAATTGATGGATCAAATTCAAACAGCACTTACAAATGAATTAGAAATAGTATGCGAAGCCGAAACGGGGATAGGTAAAACATTAGGCTACTTATTACCAGCTGTTATCTATGCATTTAAAATGAAGAGACCAGTTATTATTAGTACATATACAACTCACCTCATAGACCAATTGGTGACAGAAGAAATACCAAAGATAAACGCAATTTTAGAAACGAATATAAAGGTTGCGACGTTAAAAGGGATGCATCATTATATAGATCTTTATAGCTTTTGGCAGCATGTGCAACTAGAGGATGAGTCATACGATGAAACGTTTACGATTATGCAAATATTAGTATGGCTTACTTTAACGGAAGATGGAGATCTAACCGAGTTAAATGCCTCTGGTGGAGGGCAACTGTTTGTCGATAAAATCAGGCGAGGAAGTTTGTCAAACATTAAAGAAGTTGGAGAAAATGATTTTTATGAAAGAGCACTCCGCAAAAGTGAAAATTGTCATATATTAGTAACCAATCATGCGATGGTAATGACCGATCAAGAAAGAGAGCAACCATTGCTTACTTCTGGTTGTGCAATGATTGTCGATGAAGCCCATCAAATGATTCATTCTAGTATGTCTCGTGGTGAGCGTATTTTTTCTTATACTAACTGGAAATACGTGCTGGGTCAGTTTGGCACACTTGATACCGAGCAGTTACTGCATAAATTGAAACTTCTTCATGTTCCTTTGTCTGTACAAATTCGATTAGAAAAGCAATATGTAGAAACGATAGAAAAATTTGATAAAGCTGTAACGTATGTCATTGATGCATTTCTTCAAATAAGCAAAAGAAACGGGAAGAGCACTAAAAAGATGATAGCTTTAGAAGACCTTGATTTAGATCAATCTATTTTCCGTTCAGTTGCTAATTCTATTCAGGTTTTTATCTTCTCGACTAAATCTATGATCACTTCTTACAGTAAGCATGTGGAAGAAGAAAAAATACAATCATTCGTCAATGAATGGCAGTATTGGATAAGAGAATTAGATATTAAAGTAAGTGAATGGGATGAGATTTTCTTACAGAATAGAGGATCAGAGGCGAGATGGCTAGAAATTGATACTAGAAGTATTCCCGGTAGCTTAACTGTTATTAAGCGCCCACTAAATTATAAAGAGGATATTAAAAATGCATTAATGCCCCACCGAGAAGTTGGAGCGGTTATTTGGACATCTGGTACATTAACTGTACCTTCCAATAGGCATTTTATCACTTCTCAGCTTGGGTTAAGTTCAGAAATACCAATCTATCAGTATAAAGCAGCTAGTGATTATTACAATGGAGCAGAGTTGCTAATCGTGGAAAATATGCCTGATATTAAACAGGTGTCACAGAGTGATTATATTGAAGCAGTTGCAGAAGCAGTAGTACAAACGGTTCTTGTTTCGGAAGGAAGATGCTTTGTTTTATTTACCTCCCAAGATATGCTTCGAAAAACGGTGGAATTAATACAAGATACTCATCTACTGGATGACTATATGCTCTTTGCACAAGGCATGACTTCTGGAAGTAGAATGAGATTATTAAAATCATTCCAACGTTTCTCCAAATCAGTACTATTTGGAACGAATAGTTTTTGGGAGGGGGTAGATGTACCTGGTGATGCCTTATCGGTAATTATTATGGTTCGTTTACCATTCTCTTCTCCAGATGACCCTCTATTCAAAAAAAGAGCAGATTTAATAACTAAAAATGGTCAGAATCCTTTTTCTTCCTATTCATTACCAGAAGCAGTGTTGCGCTTTAGGCAGGGATTCGGGCGTTTAATCCGATCATCGTCAGATAAGGGTGTTTTCATCGTTTTAGATAGAAGAATAGAGACAAAGTCATATGGGAGAGACTTTTTACAGGCAATTCCTAATATTCCTGTTAAGAAAGTATCGTTAGAAAATATGGTCTTAGAGCTAGAAAATTGGTATACTAATGAAGGATGA